In the Defluviitalea raffinosedens genome, GGTTTTAACGCATGATTTTCTGGAGCATTATCAGATAAAGCAAAAACAAGTTCTTTTTTCTCACTGTATTTTAGAGTATAGTTTAACAGCTGTTCTTCATTTATATTTTGGCTTTGCATAATCTTTTGGATATGTTTTTTAAATGTAGTGAGATTATCAATCTCTCCTTTAATTAACTTGTCTAAAGTAGGTCTTGAAACATCAATAAGCGTTGAGAAAGAATTCTTTGTATACCCATTGTCTTTAATAAGCTTTAATATATTTTCTCCAATTAATTTTCTATTTTGAAATAGTAACTCCATACTCATTTTTTTCACCTCCTACTTTATTATATACCAAAAATACAAAAGACGATATGGATTTGTAAAAAATTTTTTTACATTACCTCCCGTTACCTTTCAGTTGTAAAATTTATTATAAAAAGCTTCATCAGAATCTAAAAT is a window encoding:
- a CDS encoding helix-turn-helix domain-containing protein — protein: MSMELLFQNRKLIGENILKLIKDNGYTKNSFSTLIDVSRPTLDKLIKGEIDNLTTFKKHIQKIMQSQNINEEQLLNYTLKYSEKKELVFALSDNAPENHALKPTAQEMFGILEDIVHMYELYYN